Genomic DNA from Chanos chanos chromosome 6, fChaCha1.1, whole genome shotgun sequence:
GCGGGTACAACCGACTAGCGGCACCCTCACCTGGTACTTGGACTATGATGCACTTTTGGGTTGAGGCCAGTGTTGCTAAGAGTTAAATCAAACTGCACTTATGGCATTTGTTGATCTGAGTTGTTTGCTatagtaggttttttttttttagaggtgcAACTGGGTCAATGGTTGAATCAGATGTCTGTTCACCTTTCACCAAtcgcttaattttttttttttttctcaatggcTTTTTATTCTTTGCACAATTATgagtttatttaattatgtttGTGGGGGAGGGAGATTTCTAAACTGTGACATACGACTACTCCAATTCACTAAAGTACTGCAATTGTTGGATTAGTATGTAGTATTTTGTTATTGCATATTTGTTTAATTGATACTGCTTCACCGAATGGACCACTGTGCCCATTGTATCTAATGTGCACTGCCGTACAATCAGCATAAAATCTCAGGAAGGGGAATACTGCATTATTTAGCACACAGGGAACTGTTGGATTAACTGTAATTTCTCAGATtcagtttatttctgtgtggggtttttttttttttctcgttgaTTGACAGGTAATTCCAGGTAATTGTCTCAAACATTTGAAAgagtaatatatatattttttctttttaatccagACAACCTCATGTTCTTACAATAGACATGTTTATGGCCATTTGACATAAGAATTCAAAAATTAGTCATTTGCTAAAATTTGAATGTAATTTAATGATTGAGAAGGATAACAGGGTTAGATGTTTTATGGGCTGAGGGCGAGTGTTAGCCTGCAGgaaactttgtgtttgtgttttgagtgacAGGTTTGGTATTACCCTCAGACCCTCTTCCTGgttgtttttaaacactttaTTTTGGTGCAATTCCAGGAAGTGGCCGAGTTCTAAATGGAATTTTCAAACAGAGTGATGGTTGAGTTAACCAATTagacaatagagagagagattttaagaATAACATAGATAAGAagcacattttttaaagaacattcAGAATCAGCTTTTGTGCCAATTTGATGATTAGAGTTGTGTGAAAATATTGCCttatgtaatcattttaattgaaaATTAATTAAGTGAAAGTGCCTTCAGAGAAGCCCTGCGGCTCCTGGGTGCTAGTATACCCCTCCAGGTTTTCAAAATGATGACCTTTTTGGGAGGGGCCTTATCTTTGAAAACAGCAGAGTTTAACATCCCAAAGAATGTAAAACAGTGAGTGATTTCACTgcgaaaaaaatgaaaagttaggTCAACTTAAAATGATTAGGCCAAGAGCTCAAATGTTTACTCAGAAGCAACTGGGAAGATGctttgtattttaaattaattagcctaattttttttttttttttttgccacgtTCTTGTATATTATTTAAATCTGTATAATTTCACGATTCCCAGTTTACAACATTAACGGGTTTCAGTTAAGTAGGATCTTTTATTTGGTGACTGACTCAACACAACTTTTccactgttatttttgttttgttttttcttttaacttgtaacaacatttttttttttacacgcgTGCATGTATTCACAATGGaaaattctgtctttcttcgaaccttttttttttttttttttcccagctgaAATTAATTCAGGAAGCTCAGATTCCCATTTCGTTCCTTCtcagattccttttttttttttttttggtaatagTACTCAGGTTCAAAAGAGTCTGGACACACAGGTTCCCAAGACTTTGTGTATTGCCACGTCCCGCTTGTGCACTTAACTCAGTTAGTGCTTAAGGTGGAACTTAACCATTATCCTCATCATTTCAGTTCGTCTGTAGCCTTTTAGATCTGCACCAGCagaaaagaacattccagaaccaACTGTTCAGTTGATGTAACAAACAGTGTACCAGGCCAAGTGTTTGATTCCTAGTCTTATGTCAGTACACCACTAAAGAGTGCCTTTGGCTGTTGTAGGGAACAGTCTCCACAACTTTTGTGAAGTACGGCTCTGATGCAAGAACCGATCTGATTGTGTTTAAGGTAGTCGAGGAGTTATTTTGActtggagtgtatgtgtgtgtgtgtgtgtgtgtgtgtgtgtatgttttaaggATTTGTTAAATACCAGTTCAACACCCAGCTCTTTGCTGCTTGCATGAAGACAATGCAGAAACGGGACTGTAAGGGACTGTATTTCATAGAAATGAAGTGCTCTTTAGAAATAAGGACATGAATGTAGGTATATGTGAATTTTAACTAGCTTTGGGGAAAAGTAGGACTTTAACTttgaatggggttttttttttttggtttgtggtATTTGATTCTGGGtaaataatttacatttttcacagcattccactgtaGTTGAATTGCTGCTGACATTGTAGAGTGTGACATTGATATTACCGAGTGGGATCAGATTTGTGTAAGATAACTGAATGGTGTTGTTCCATACCTCAGGTGTTGGGTGGTGCAGTTTTGCCCTATGACTGTTTTGTGCATCACATCAGGGAAAAGCTATGACAGATGGTTTATGGCAAAGCAAAAATCAGCTGTGTACATAAAAAAATGAGTTCTCTCTGTTGATTTTCACGCCATACAGTTGATTATTGAGAATAACATCGGTATTATAAAAATCAAGTCACACAATACTCAGAATTATTTGGAAGTTCACACTGAATTCTTACATATGAACTTTTGCAATATGTTTCTCGATTTGTATAACATTTTTACCATTTACATGttcagtaaacattttttaGCTTTCCCATAGGCTTGCATTGTGAACAATCTCACGCTGATTCCCCCGTTTGCTGTGATCACAATTTTGATTATGTAGcaataaaacatatatttttgaaaacaaTATCATTTATAGACATTTATTTTGCTCATTTATTCATGAATGTATGTGATTTTGCTTTACAGAGGGATCTATATGTTTCAACAAACACACTATccataatttatatatatatatataccaaaAATGTCTCAGCTAAATATCACAATTAAATATGACAAATTGgagtgaaagaagaagaagaaaaatgtctttgtgttgtgcACTTTTATCAACCAGATTTGTTCACAACTACAATTACAAGCCAATACAGAAGCACACACCGCATTCATGGCATATCCCATCACACTGATAAAAGGTGTTGAGACATCAGGATAACACAGGTTCTTTAACCATCACATAGTCCATCTAAAAACTTACCATCTAAGACACAGCACCTGAGAGATGGTAACAGAACAGAGTTTTCCCTTTCCTGCTGTTTGGGGTAATGAAATATGTTTGGTTATTGGACCTGTCATTTAGAAGCGTTATCTGGACTCTGCTGGTTGTACCGacggttgccatggtaacagcatCAATAATAGATGGGCACCGGGGGAGCAGGGGTTCATGTTCCTCTACAGAGGCATTTTTCCAGGTTCCAGTTCGGACACAGTCTGTGGATTAGCCAAAGCCCTCCTCTCACCAGGAAGAAGGCTGTGAGGAAACGCGCACGAGGAGCGTTTGATTAAGTCTCCGTGTCTTTGCAAAACAGAACGTCCACATAGCTTTCCCTTATTTCGAGATtatctctcttctttttatATCACAAGTATTTCAACAAAGAGCAGTGGTTAGTTTGTAAAATGTAGACTTTCCAAATAATcagtatatattttttgtaagGGTAACTCATTTACCTGTTGCGATGATACAAGCCCAGGAAAGAACGAGTGAAAAATAGTACAACTCTGGAGTAGTTTTTgcctgaggagagacagaaattaATAATGTTTTGAAACATCCAGTGGAGGATTACttctaacacaaacaaacccgaAATTCACAGCAGTGAAGTCCTTGAGCCGAGGGATAAGAGTAACTCAAAGCTTTGGGAGGAAAGTTAACCTCCTGCCTCAGCACTCAAAGAGGagagtaaaagaagaaaaaaaacactccaggAATAGAGAAAATACACTGTAATGATTATTTTCAGACAGGTTATTTCCATACTAATCTCTAAATTGTTAAGGAGGTTGAAATAAGCCTGTCTCTTGTCTCCTGTTAAAATGGATGCAATGGTGTAAGACTTACACATGATGTGGCAGACAGAGTTAATACAGTGGTACACAGTCCTTGGGTGAAAGACAGGAGTCCAAAGGCATGGTAGGCTGCTAGGACACTCTGTGGCACCGGATCTGTGAGCGTCAGCGTAACTGCCAAACCTTTACCACACCACAAATGGTTAAACTGTCTCTTAATAGACATAACAGGCAAGAGACTGCTGGGCTTCTGTTTAAATGCCCTGTTCTCAATATGCAGGATAATGATAAAACTGTCCAGTAGTTTAAAGTTAATGAATAAAAGTCTGTGATTCAAGAGTGCATCAGAGAACAAATTAAATCACATAGATTAAATGGACCcatttttatgaaaaatcaTAAATTGAATATCTCATAATTGAATATCTACACAATAACCCTGCAGATACATAGTATTAAGTTGTATTAAGTTGAATACATAGTTCATGATATTtcatattacaaaaataaaacacttgaAATGCACAAAGTCCTACTAACTCAATAATTATACAGTTATCAGGGACACCTAATATAAAACCAGAGAAAGATTAATGACCTCACTAAACCTGTTTTTTGTTAACTCAGagaatgctgttgtttttatagTCATCTAGACAATACCTGTAGCCATGAAGGAGAACACGATGCAGACTGTGAGGTTACCCAGCAAGGGTTTCTGACAATAACGAGAGGACCTTGGTCTGTGAACATACAATCGCCTATCACAGTGTTAGACTTCTCATGAATGCTTCACAGAGCACTTCCCTGTAGCAATAATATGTAATGATAACTAGAATCATTAATGGAAATATTAGGAAATACTAAATGTTACAATAATTGTGCAATAACACCAGAAAAATGTTAAAGTTCTTAacatacttctctctctctctctctctctctctccctctctctctctgtgtgtgtgtgtgtgtgtgtgtgtgtgtgtgtatgtgtgtgtgtgtgtgtgtgtgctggattCACTTGCCTTGTCAAAATGTAGAATTGCGGGGTCAGGGTAAGTACCACAAAGATGACAAGAACAAtttgactgtgagagagagagaattatacCAACAGTTATCTACTTGTGCATTAGGCTCATTCCGTTCTGATAGGAAATAATAAGAATTTGAAAGATGACAAGCTTACAATTTCAGCCGCTGAGTCCTTGGCAGCCACCTGCTCAAAATAAAGGCTGTGTGGACAAGGAAATGATGAAACATTTTCCTAAAGCATCTCCAAAGGTTTGGGCTAGAAGAGAAACGTATACTTTAAAGCAATTATCCAACCAGTCAAACAGGTACGAGTGACAGATCAGGTACGGGTACGAATCACCGAATGCGTAAtcttctaaatatgtcacttaaatctggtgttttactCTCTGACCCATAagccctaaaaaaaaattataaaaattaTAGGCCGATAtctaatctcccatttctctcaaaaatgctttaaaaaaaaaaaagtagctgcTCAGCTTATAGCCCTTATGTCCTCTGACAgtctgaaatgtttcagtcaggcttcaggtgttttcactctgtgcTTACTAAAGTAAGTCATGATCTTTtgttagccatggatgctggtgctaccttcATTCTTATTctacttgatctgagtgcagcgtTAGACATGGTcaatcacactatattgttaaagcgcctggaaaatcaaattggcatccgtggcttggcgctctcttggtttaaatcttatctctttGAGAAAAAGCAGTGTGTTCACTGTAATAATGTGAGATCTGAGTATCGTGAgtttaactatggtgttcctcaggggttggtccttggccctctcctgttctctatatacatgctccctttgggtgacattattcatagttacaacAGTAactccattgttatgctgacgatactcagagtTTCTTATCTGTCAAGCACAATGACtactctgaattggctaaccttgaggcgtggcTTTGTGCTATTAAGTGTTGGATGTCaccaaatttcctgatgcttaacgcaggcaagactgaaatgcttgttattggtccccctacacatacacatctttaTAGTGATCTTATCCTAAATTTTGAAAACttcatcatctctcaaaactctacagctaaaaaccccAGTGTGATTCTTGACTCAagtctcttgctagtcactcataCCAAAAGCACCATCAAAACTGCCTCTTATCACCCTCGCAAATGTCGCTAAAATTAGGCCGTTTCTAAgcatggctgatgcagaaaccattgttcacgcattcgttacgtctcgcctcgactccTGCAATGTTCTATGCtatggtctgcctgcctctgttACCAAaggtcttcagctggtccagaatgctgctgccagaatccctaccagaacaaggaagtttgaccacattacacctgacCTGGCTtaccttcattggctcccaattcaagcaagggcagattttaaggtcgtTTTATCAACATATAAAATTCAACATGGGCTTGCGCCGGCTTTACACTTTATAATCCCCCTCGTATCCTGCGCTGTCAAGATTCTGGAATGTTCGTCGTTCCAagatttaaaaagaagtctgctggcaaccgagccttttcctactgctctcccctCCTCCGGAAtagtctacctacagaaattagggaggcaaactctcttcattaccaaactaaagacttatctattttctctaacttttGAAtcatataattttgatttgacttggacatgtaaagccctttgagactataaatagtgatattgggctctaaataaacttgtattatcattattattattattattcatttacacGGAAAACCAAGAACACAAATGGCAGAAATGCCGtagatgaaataaatatttcatggtTATAAAATTATCTTGAAAAAGCTCCATGGctaatacaaaataaaagataGAAATTCATAGAGTAAAGAGAAAACTGAAGTATAACACATGCTTTTCTAAGAAATACTGAATATGACTTACATGGTAAGTCCACCTGTTGTCTACGAAGATGAAAGGAAAGCGAGTGGTAGGGTCTTGTCATTTGTTGTGCGTGTAAATTGCGACCTCTAGTGGTGCATTAAGAGTAAATCAGGCGTTCAGGGGCAGAGTTTTCAAAAGTAGCTCCGTGATAAACCAGAAAAAATTGAAAAGGGTGTATATGTAGAAGTTTCTGATTCTATCTATTTTCtcacaatatttttttatgcattAGACTTCCCTCATTTAATGAAGAGCTTTATTAAAAGTGTGAAGTAAAATGGTCCAATCAGAACGAGGTTCTCTCCTTCCGCCCCTGTCCATTCTGCTCTGTCAATTGGTTATTTCCTGTCTGCTCAGACAAGAACTATagtggtgcccccccccctccccccaccacttCTTTCACTTTACATAATGTAcaggttgttttttcttttctaattcaTTTGACATAAGTTACCTCTCATGACCATAGCTCTTCAAACTCTAACTCAAACTCTCAAACAGTAGAGACCATGTCATTGCAGTTGGTCCCCCTGTCAACAcgtatgttgttgttgttttgtttttttttaacttgcatTGTTCTCTTTCGAATCCCACGGGACATATtgctaaaatgtgtgtgaaaagttgCGTTCCGCCCAGGATCGCACCTCTTCCGACAGTGCCTTTAAAATAGGCTTTGTGCTGGACATTTACCCCCTGCCCCAAATTTCTAAACAGCAGACCAGAGCAAATTGAAATACGACACATCAGTGACTCTCACTCACTTATAGCAGTTGTGACCCACATAACTCAATCCAGCAGATTTGTGAATTCCAGGGAGTGGTGGACACAgtgtggaaaaaagaacaattatGCCTGTCAACTACAGTGGGACCTGGGATATGGATACTAATGAAAATTTGGAAGGCTATATGGTCGCCCTCGGTGAGTCGTGATATTAATTTTTCATCgtcagtttcatttcaaaatctgtTCCTTATTTTCTTATGTCAGTGGAGGAACTTAAATGTTTCAGACACAATGTCGCCATATGACAGGTTGAGATTGCATCTGGTAGGTTTTTGAAAGGCAAGAAAATGAATTCCATACTCTataactctctttttttgttaattataCTGAAGTAGCAATAACaatttcaagtattttttttttgttctgagagcatgaaaaagagagtgaaatttAATGTAATGCCAAGGATTGAGAAATGACGATATCCTCATTGTGTAACAGACACATCTTATTCACCACAATATCACTATGGTCTGTCACCACGGTTAAAGATACAACTCCATACAGCTCccaaatcattttcacactttcTAATTTATCTTGATGCTTATAGGATTCTTGATGAGTATATAAGAATATTATCGTGTGTGTAGGTTTTGTATTTGTACAGGTGAACccatacaaagacacactgtATGTTCTTACAGGACAAAAACTATtatgaaatgtatgtttgtgctcTTAAGTGGAATGGAGATTGCCTAACGTTTGACATGGTAATATCGGTGTACTTCTTTATTTCTCCCACGAGCCACAAATGGACGTTGCCCGACTTTTAACCACTTTTCTTTACCCAAAGGAATCGACTTTGCTACACGCAAGATAGCGAGAATGTTGAAGCCACAGAAAGTGATTGAACAAGATGGAGACAATTTCATCATCAAGACCATCAGTACTTTCAGAAATTATTCCTGTTCCTTCACCATTGGCCAGGAGTTTGAGGAGATAACAAAAGGCCTAgacaacaggaaatgtcagGTAAAACCTGCATTACTTCCTGAttaaaacatttagagaaaCACAGTTATGAGTAAGACCACATAAAGATATataaatacgcacacacacacacccctgtgtgtgtatgtatgtatgtgtgtgtatatatgtatatatatagacatacacacacacacacacaaacaaccacacacacacacacacacacacacacacacacacacacacacatacatacatactgtatttaACTTTATTACAGTAATGAAGGAATGCATAAGCAAGTCCTCTGGATAAGATTTTGACAAAATAGCTTCTCTTTAATGTGTGGCATTGTTTGAAATACCATGGTAATACTGCGAGTCAAATGCCAGAGAGACCAATTATTGAAGACAAATTGCTGCAGTAAACACCTAGTGATTAATTTCCACAGACCGTGGTGAACTGGGACAACgacaagcttgtgtgtgttcagaaaggagagaagaataACAGAGGATGGACTCACTGGATAGATGGAGACACTCTCTATCTGGTAAGTCATAAGTCTCATACAATCCTATCTGAAAATCTACAAGGCGATGTATCAGTCaaccatttgtctgtctgttttgtttcctaCCCTCTCATAGGAACTTCAGTGTGAAGAGCAGATTTGCAAGCAAACATACAAGAGGACTGCTTGACTTACAGCGGAGAGACAAGTTACAGGACAACTCATTTATGCCTGTATTTCATCTGCTGTGGACTGTGCTGTATGTGATTGCTTGTGTTTCTATAAATCTGCTCAATGAACTGAATGTGTGGAGGTGCTTCAGTGCTTAAACTGATTTTGTGAAATCATGGCTGAATTATTGTTGAGTATGCTGTTGTATTAAACGGGCACAGACTTCGATTCACCCATTTGTGTTTCCGACTGAATTAATCGATTGTTAAACtgacttataaaaaaaaaggaaagaaagaaaaagaaaactacacaTTCGTACACTTTGTGTACCAATCTGTCAATGTATACCAATCTGTCAGTAACTGTCATTAAAACCACATCTAGGAGTCATTGGGTGTCCGCACAAGTAACGACTCCTGCTAGGTAGGGGGCAGTACATGCAGCTCCCTCATGACGTTATCCTTATGcgcagagaagaagaaaagtttCGCGCAATTTTTTAACTAGgtaggaagaaaacaaaacagcagtcaATCTTGGTAGACCAGCGTCATTGATGAAAGACTGACTTACCCAGCTTAAAGTTAACTGTCGAGTCGAGCCGTTTGCTGAACGACTGAGCAATGGATGAGGACGCAGCGCAACGACAGGTTGGAATTTATTTCTAATGTCTTGAAATTAgttacaaatacatttaaagtaGCTTACTGTGTACTAGTAAGCCCACGCTGCTAtaatgttttgtctctgtggactTAACATACACTATCTACTCTAACGCAGCGACTAAAAGCCGCAGTTCACTACACCGTCGGTCGACTTTGTCAAAGGGTTGCTGCCGATTGTGATAAGGAGATAAGCAAAATGGCTATTGCCGCTATTGCAGAGACGACGTTTCGGCAATGTGGTAAGACATCAGTACTACGATGATAATAACATCAAACTTGCTACAGTCATCCCACAGATACATATAGGCTTGTTTGTGTAGCACCTTTCAACGTGCTTTAGAGATAATGGCTATTTTAAATGGATTTACAAAGGGAATTGAAAAGTAAGAATAAAGAGAAGTAAAACACATTAAGGACAAATTAAAGACGAGAACAACTGCTTAAGAGcacaacaaaaaaggaagagaaaaaggaaagcaatTTAAAACCACCTAGTGAATCAATAGTTCTGAGGATTTCTGGGGGGAAACTCCACAGTTCGGGGCCATAGTAAACAAAAGCTGACTCTTTAGCTTGGTTTTGGGAATGACTAACAGATTGCTGTTGTCTGATCGCAGAGATCTAGGGCATATCTGACCTGAGAGATCTGAAATATATCTTACAACCGTGTCACAAAGGCAGAGAGGGGCAAGAtcatgaatacatttaaaaactaatggaagcattttaaaatcaatatgAATACATACAGGTAACTAATGAAGAGAACTGGGTGCAGAGTATATTatggtctctctttctgttgcaATGTTAATATTCTGACAGCGCTTTTGGATAGGCCAGATAAAAAAGAATTTAAGTAGTCCAATCTAGTTTACACTGTGACGTGTATGAGTTCTCTCTGTCAGCATTGGTGAGAACAGCATAGACCACAGAGATACTACAGAGGTGATAGTTTAAGAATCTCATCGACAGCTGTGATTGCTGTTAAAAACAACTACTGGACTCTTGGTGTGGTTTTTGGCCTTGAGGGACAAATAGTTTAGGTATACCCGTACATCATTCCTCTGTGCTTCATTCCCTACAGCAAAAACTTCTTTCTTACCTTTGTTTAGTTGTAGGGAGTTGATGTTATCTATGCACGCAAGCAGAGGACTGATAAGACTCAGGTGCCAGAGACAAGTAAAACCGTGTATTGTGTGGATACTGGTGGAGGGaagtgttgtatttttttttttagatacacTGTCTAGTGAAAGCATATGAACATTAAAGAACAATGGCCCCAGGATTGAACCCTGGGGGACATAGAATCAAGCTCTGACTCATGACCTGAGACATGAGTATCAAGCGCAGCAAAAAATTCATGACCAGTTCGGTATGATCTAAACCACTCTAAGGCTGGACCAGAAAGGCCAACCCAGTCCTCTTGCTGGGTAAGAAGAATCTGTCGG
This window encodes:
- the rbp7b gene encoding retinoid-binding protein 7, whose protein sequence is MPVNYSGTWDMDTNENLEGYMVALGIDFATRKIARMLKPQKVIEQDGDNFIIKTISTFRNYSCSFTIGQEFEEITKGLDNRKCQTVVNWDNDKLVCVQKGEKNNRGWTHWIDGDTLYLELQCEEQICKQTYKRTA